The following is a genomic window from Falco peregrinus isolate bFalPer1 chromosome Z, bFalPer1.pri, whole genome shotgun sequence.
ACCCCCAGGTCACCCTGGTGCCAGTGAAGGGGGTCCAGAGCAGGGTGAGGAGTCACAGggtccccttccctgccccccagcccagtcACCCTGTGCTGGGGGACAGCTGGGGTGGACCCTCACCTTGGTGGGATGTGTGGTGTGAGGGGCACTGAGGCCACCCTATGCTCTGTGTTGGCATGATCAGGGTGTCCGTGGGGGCAGGCAGGACCCAGCCACCTCCTTGGAGGCTGAAGGTGATGGTGTGGACGTGGCCGCCTGAAGGGCAGCGCCGGCTGTTGTTACATGCCTAGAGCAGCCTGGTGCCGACACATGGAGGTGGCTGTGCCATGCTtgggcagagcccccagcctggcacctgAGTGCCCTGAGCTGTCAGTGTCCCCGTTGTGccccagggagggggctggggatGGCCCCACCCTGATGATGGAGGGATAAATCAATGTTGTGCCTTTGGAGTGCCCCAGGAGAGCGGCTAtactgggagcaggaggaaatGGAGGGGCTTACGGAGGCAGCTAGAGAGCAAGGGCAGCCTGATGCGCTTTCATTATTGATGAGCAGGGTTTATTGATCCCGGAGCCAGCCGCTCCGTGATGCTTCTTAATGGATCCTGAGATGCTGTGTCATTAAGAAGGACATCGAGCCGCGACGATTGGAGCCAGATGGGCCAGCGGGAGATGTGGCCAAGGCTGTGTGGGATGAGGCTGGAGGCGTGTGGCTGGGGTGCTTTGGGGTGCTGGACCAGGTTCGCCCAGGGTTgaggctggtggggctgggcatCCCATGGTAGGCTGCAGGACCTGAGCAGCTTCTGGCTACCTCTCTCGTTTGCTTGGCCAAGAGGCTGGGATGAAAGCTCCCTGTGTGCACCGTCACCAGCCGTGGAGTGTGGAGCTTTGTGTGGGATGGGGGCAAAGCACCCCGCAGTGAAAAAGGTTAAAATCAGCGATTTCTGTCAACGTTTCCGGTTTGGTGCCGTAAATCACCCTGGTGGGAATAGATCTCtcctggtgcaggcagggggtcgtggctgctgggggaggaTGCCAGGCGTGGGCAGAGACCTGGGGGCCTTCTGAGCTGGGATGTGGGAGGGTCTGGGCCCCTATGGCCACAGCCCGGAGCGGGGCGCAGAATGTGAGGCTGAGTGCTTGGCCCCGCAGGGGTGGGTGCTTAGGGCTGTGATGCTGATGTTAGTTACATGCTTTCCTAACCTCGGGCTGTGGGGGACTGAGTAGGGACCCTGCAAGTCTGTCCTGGGGGTGCCCATCCCTGCATGGTGGGGCACggagaaggaagcaggagctTTGGTCAGAGCTACATCTGTGTCCATGCCCTGCAGCGATACCGCGTCATCCCTCTTGGTGTCACCTTCCTTCTCCCAGGTGACCGGCAGGATTTTGGTAAACATTTCCAGgggaaagctgcttctgtgtccCACCATGTGTCCCCAGTGCTGCCTAACCCTGACATTTGTGGCTCTGAAGAGCAGGCATGGCGGGATGTAGGTGCATCACCCTGTCCCATGCATGGCCCCCTCACACTTCCCATTGCCCCTCTTACTGGTGTCTGGGTGACGTGCAGGGGCCCACGTCTCTCCTGCCACTTGCAAAAGCGCTGATATAATTAGAGCTGTGGTTGAGGGAATTACCGGAGCATCTGCCCACAAAGCCCAGGTCTCCTGCCTGGGGAGatggctgggtgctgctggcaggaggggaGTGCATTTGGTCCTCATCCCTGCAGTTCCCCTGGGTGTGGGATGGCCACTTGACTGGGGTGAGGGTCTCTGCGCTGCAGTGCCCTGTGCTGATGACGCTGCTCAAAACAGATTTGCAGGGATTTGCTTCCCCAAACCAGGATTCGCCCTCACTTCAAGGTTATCTTCCATCATGCAGGGGTCGGACAGCATCCTGCCACCCTGTCTGCATGCTCGTGGTCCTGCCTGTCCCTTGGGGCCATGCACCCTGCCTCCTGCATCACGGGCACACACTAAAGAAATGCCTGGGGGCTGCATGCACCCCAGCCTCGCAGGACCTCATTCCCCTTGTCCTCAGTGATGATAAAGTTGCCTTTGACCATTCGCAGACCCCTGGAGGGTTCTGTGAGCAGGcaggggtgctgctggctgggcgGGAGGCTGCCAGCTGGAGACAGCTGCCAGTGTCATGAAAAGCCCCAAGCGTTGACCCTTCCCttctgcacagctcctgcaaGCTGTCCCCAGGGAGCCATCCAGGCGCCATTGATCCCCATGCTCGGCGGCCTTTGACCAGGCAGGCTTTTGCTGCCGCCACcgcaggggctggctgcccaTGGTGTCCCACCATCTGCTACCAGCTgttgcagctccccagcctgtgtGGTGCTGTGGGCCGCCTTTTCCTGGCGCCTGTGATGGGATGGGGAAAGCTCCATGCTGTGTCCCCATGGCGGGGGACCCTCAGTCTCTGCGTGCTGGAAAGATGCTGCGCTGTCCATCCTGGCTGAGAAATTTGGGTACAGCACATTTCTGGGTGCGGGACTAGTGAAGTGGGGAAGCCAGGAGTGTTTATTTGAGGTTTTGCAGCACTCAGAGGGAAACCATTTCAGACCATGAAATGGGCTTTTGCTCATGCACAGCCCAAGCTACTGCAACTCCCCTCTCTCCCGTGCCCAGGACCAGCTCCCCACATCGCTGTGGGTTTCCTGTGCCCAGGGTGGCTCTGCTGGGTTTCTTCCCCCACCTATGGGCTGCCTCGCTGCCTCCATGGGCGACCCtgtcagccctgctgcctgcacggCCGGgtgtcctccagcagctgggacaCTGTCCCAGGGCATGGGGCTTCCTTGCTGTCCCCAGCACTCCCCACGCTCCAGATCCAGCTGGGGCGCCGGGCCCCATGCAGAAGGGCTGCGTGCTGGGGCCAGTGCCCGAGCGTGACATTCCTACAGCACCCGCCGCCTCCTCTGTTGCTCAATCCCGGGttcccagccaggctggctggagcaggggccCTGGTTTTccggggggagggaagaggcagtGGCAGGATCCTCAGCAAGGGCAAGGAGGGCCCCTGCTCGGGGGGGTTTCAGACACTCTTGGGCACCCATCCCCATGGCCCACGgtgccctgtgccagccccatGCTGCCCCGACGCAGCACCTGGGTGAACATCCCAACAGGGCTGGCTGAGCCCCCAGCAGCGGGTGGGGGCACGTGGGGTGGCCAGCCGGGCCCCAGACACCCCCTTGCCGCGTGGGTCGCACTAGCGAGATGCTCTGTTTCCAATTAGCGCCGGCGGCCGCAGAAGGTGCTGGAATCCGGGAACCTGCGCATTCCTGCCGCACGGCTGGCCAGCCACAAACCCAAACATGGGTTTGTCCCATTCCTCAGCCCGGGTTCCCCAGGGGCCTCCGGCGCACGGCCCCAGTGCCTCTCCTGGCCCCCAGGTCCCCTgtctggggctggtggggagcagctggggatcTGGTGCCAGAGGAGACAGCCCCTGGGTGGCTTTTGCTGGAGCAGGATGCAtgtgggtgctggagcagagcgTGTGGGGTCTGTGCATAGGGTTGCATATTTTGGAGCAAGGGTTCCCCTgttctcctttcccccttcagCCCAAGGTAGCTGGTGGGGCAAGGGTGGGTCAGGGCCAGTGAGGGTGGTGGGGCTGAGTGGGCTCTGTGGCCATGGGTCACGTAGCATGAGAAGGTGGTCAGCCATGCACTCCCCCATCTGCCTGCTCCGTCCTCCCCACAGCCGTTGAGTGTGCCCCCGGGGCTGTTCTGCCCGTTGCCCCAAGGGAAAGCGTCCCACCCCACACCTGTTGTGCGCTGGGTAGGGGCGGTGTGGCATTGCCCCCCTGACATGCCATGTCTGGCCAGCAGTGGTGTATCTCTGTGGGCCACCGGAGATGCTGCGGCAGATCATGCAGCTGGCTCAGCAGGAGAACCTCACCAATGGTGACTACGTCTTCTTCTACCTGGATGTCTTCGGGGAGAGCCTGCGGGGTGACTCTGCCCGCGACCCCTTcaagccctggcagcagagcccaggccaGGACTCGGGGCTCCGTGAGGCTTTCCAGGTGAGCTGCACCCGCCTGCCTGAGGACAGGGACCTCCTCAGCCTGGCCTCAGTGTGTGAACGGGGTGCTGTGCTCGGTTGCAGATGGTGCTGGTGATCACCTACTATGAGCCCCAAAACCCCGAGTACCAGCACTTCCAAACCCAGCTCATCCTTCGAGCTAAGCAGAAATTTGGGGTGCAGCTCAACTACTCCCTGGTGAGTGAGCCCCCCTGCATGATGGGGCAGTGGGGACCCTCTGCATGGGGCTGTGGCACCTCACCAGGATGCAGGGGGTGGGACACAGCCACAGGCAATGCCCAAGGGGCCATTCCTGGTCTGAGCAGCCATGGGCACTGCCATTCCCCCGGGGTGCATGTTGGCTCCCATGTGAGGTTATGGGGTTGTGGGTGGGTACATGACCCTGGTGTGGGGCTCCTGGGGTGCTCCCATGCATGTGGCCACAGGTGTGCTGAAGTTCCCTCTGACAGATGAACCTGGTGGCGGGGTGTTTCTATGATGGGATGCTGCTGTATGCCATGGTGCTGAACGAGACCCTGCAGGAGGGTGGCTCCAAGAAAAATGCCACCCACATCATTGAGAAGATGCGAGATCGCAAGTTCCAGGGTAACGGTGGGACAGGGGCAGCTGGACTGAGGGTGCCACGGGGGCGGTGGAACCCGGTCCCTGTCCCACCTGGGTCTTGCTTCTCCCACAGGAGTGACGGGACTGGTGAGCATGGATAGCAACAATGACCGGGACACCGACTTCAACCTATGGGCCATGGGCGATCCCGAGAGCGGGCAGTACGAGGTGGGGGCTGGCACTGGgatcctgccagcagctggggctggggggctgggatgctgggggcGGCCTCAGCTCTCTCTGCCGTAGGTGGTGGGACACTACTCGGGTGTGGAGAAGCAGATCCACTGGCTGGGACGACCCATTCCCTGGGTGAAGGGGGCCCCCCCCTTGGACAACCCACCCTGTGTCTTCGACGTGGACGACCCCTCCTGCGATAAAAGTGGGTGTACTCGGCCTCCATGTCCCTTGGTCCCCAGCACCTTTCCCTGAGGGTGCATGATAGCCTGGCACCTGTGGCCAGGTGGGCCACACTAACATCTCCTCttgcccacagcccccctcTCCATGCTGGCCATCGTGGCTTTGGGTACTGGCCTCACCTTCGTCATGTTTGGCATCTCCAGCTTCCTCATCTTCAGGTCAGTCAGGGCTGGTGGAGCCTCTGGGTACTGGTACCCATCAGCctggtttggggcaggggggcaggcagggcagaagaGTATGGGGGCCTGACCCCTGTGTGCCCCCCAGGAAGCTGATGCTAGAGAAGGAGCTTGCCAGCATGCTCTGGAGGATCCGCTGGGATGAGCTGCAATTTGGGAGCCCTGAGCGGTACCacaaggcagcaggcagccggCTCACCCTATCCCTGGTGAGACCTTCCTGCCCTGGGGCACCACCCtcttcctgcccctgccccgtcCTCCGTCCTCCCTCCCTGCATGACAGCTCTTCCCTGTTGatcccctccacagccctccatcCCCTATAGAGCCACAGCCCCGCTGTGTCCATCCCTTACACAGCCCTGCATCCTCTACAGAGCACCATACCTCATCAGGCCCCTGTGTGGCCTTCCGTCCCCTACACGGCCACATGTTACCCATACCCTACACACCTTACACCCCCTGTAGTGCACCATACCTCATCCTGTAGCCCTTGCCTTCCCTACAGAGCATGCAGACGTCCTGACCCTTCGGAGCTTGTCCTGCCACCATCCCTTGCACACCCCTGGGGGTGCCTGCCATGCTGCACTCCAGGGTCCCCATCCCTAaccccctccttccctgcagcgTGGCTCCAGCTACGGCTCCCTGATGACCACCCATGGCAAGTACCAGATCTTTGCCAACACCGGCCACTTTAAGGTCAGTGCAGCAGACGGGGAGCTGAGCTCTCCCCTGAGAACCCCCCAGCCCTGTTGGGGTGCTTCCCTTCAGCTGTAACCCCACCCTGCGGCATGCTGgcaccttcttcccctccccaaatcTGCCCAATGGGCACTGACCTCTTCCACCCTCCCTGGCACCGCAGGGCAACGTGGTGGCCATCAAGCACATCAACAAGAAGCGCATCGAGCTGACACGGCAGGTGCTCTTCGAGCTGAAACATGTAGGTTTGGGGTCTGGGCTGCAGTGGGTTCCCTGCTTGGGGGTGCAAGGGCTGGTCCTGGCAcagtgggtgctggtgggagcagcagcccaTCCCATCTGACCTTAAGCCTGTCTTGGCTCTGCTTCCACCTCCAGATGCGGGACATCCAGTTCAACCACTTGACTCGCTTCATCGGGGCATGCATTGACCCCCCCAACATCTGCATTGTCACTGAGTACTGCCCACGGGGCAGCCTGCAGGTAGGGGGGCTTGGGGGCACTGGGGGTGacctggctgggctgggcctTGAGGACAGGGCTATAGATGCTGGTGGCCACCCAAGCCCCACAagacctgcagcagagctgcacaagCAGGTGTCAGATGCCagtggaggggaggaggtgggttCCTCAGAGTCCCCCCACAGTTGGGTGCTTGGTGAGGCTGGTGCTGGCATCACCACCCCTTGGGTGGAGTCCACTCAATGTGCTGCCCCAGGACGTCCTGGAGAATGAGAGCATCAACCTGGACTGGATGTTTCGCTACTCCCTCATCAACGACATTGTCAAGGTACTCAAGTGAGGGGCACAAGGGTCTGGGGGAGGTGCCTGTGGGATGCCAGCTTCCCCGTGTCTTATCTGTCCCAGGGAATGGCTTTCCTGCACAATAGCATCATTGGCCACCACGGCAGCCTCAAGTCATCCAACTGTGTGGTGGACAGCCGCTTCGTGCTGAAGATCACCGACTACGGGCTGGCCAGCTTCCGCACACCCTGCGACAGCGAGGACACGCATGCCCTTTATGCCAGTGAGTGCCTGCTCAGGAGGACCAGGGGGATGGGGTGACCCTGCCTCACCACTCTGTGTCTGTGTCCcaccagagaagctgtggacagctccagagctgctgcagaaggggcGTCTGCCCACGCCAGGCATGCAGAAAGCCGATGTCTACAGCTTTGGTATCATCATGCAGGAGGTTGCCCTACGCAATGGCCCCTTCTACATCGAGGGCATGGACCTGAGCCCCAAAGGTGAGGGTAGGGGGCAAGCGTGGGGTAGTCCTGTCCCCGACGGGGGTGGTCCAAGTGCTCACCATCGGCCACCCCCTGACAGAGATTGTGCAGAAGGTGCGTAACAGCCAGAAGCCCTTCTTTCGCCCCTCCATTGACATCGGGGTGCACAGCgaggagctggcagtgctgatGGAGCGCTGCTGGGCGCAGGAGCCGGCTGAGCGCCCTGACTTCGGCCAGATCAAGATCTTCATCCGTAGATTCAACAAGTGGGTGGCTGGCGAGTGGGGCGGGGGtggccctgggcagcagcagggactgcTGTGGGGGCAGTGGTTGGGGGGACACCTCTTCCTGACggtgccagctgcctgcaccccggcagggagggcagcaccAGCATCCTGGACAACCTGCTGTCGCGCATGGAGCAGTACGCCAACAACCTGGAGAAACTTGTGGAGGAGCGGACGCAGGCCTACCTGGAGGAGAAGCGGAAGGCTGAGAACCTCCTCTACCAGATTCTGCCCCAgtgagagagggagagatggGAGCATGTGGGTCTGGATGTTGGCATGGGGTTAGCATGCACCCACTGCTGTGCAAGCATGGGGTCCCTTGCCAGCTCTCCATGCTGGTGAAGGGCAAGGGACACAGGAAGAACGAGTTTTTGGGGTGGGAGCCCACTACCATCCTCCCTGTcatcaccagctctgttgcGGAGCAGCTGAAGCGTGGGGAGACAGTGCGGGCCGAGGCTTTTGACAGTGTCACCATCTACTTCAGCGACATTGTGGGCTTCACTGCCCTCTCGGCCGAGAGCACCCCAATGCAGGTGAGAGCAGGGCTTGGGGGGTGGCCCCCCTGCAGGAGTGGCAGGGGCAATTCATACCCTGGCAGTGCCATCCGTGGTGCTAGGGGGGACATGCCCGCTACCAGCCCTGCATGCACCCTTCTTCCATCCAGGTTGTGACGCTGCTGAATGATCTCTACACTTGCTTCGACGCCATCATCGACAATTTTGATGTCTACAAGGTGAGGGGGTGGCAAGCAGTGAGGTGGGCAGTGAGGAGCCCAGGGTATACCCACTGTCCCTGACTCCACAGGTGGAGACCATCGGGGACGCCTACATGGTGGTGTCAGGGCTGCCAGTGCGCAATGGGAAGCTCCATGCCCGTGAGATTGTCCGCATGGCCCTGGCCCTGCTTGATGCTGTCAAAACCTTCAAGATCCGGCACCGGCCCAATGACCAGCTCCACCTGCGCATCGGCGTACACACCGGTGAGCCCCCACATTGGCTAGCACCAGCTGGGGGATGCTCGCTCACCTGCCCTGCAGTAGCTCCAGACATCTCTGTCCCCATAGGTCCTGTGTGTGCTGGAGTCGTGGGTCTGAAGATGCCGCGGTACTGCCTCTTTGGGGACACGGTGAACACCGCATCCCGCATGGAGTCCAATGGCCAGGGTGAGccgtggggctggcagctggggtCTGGTGCTACAGGTTGTGCCCTGCTCCCAGACCCATCCATGTTCCCTTTTgcccccctgtgccacccagcCCTGAAGATCCATGTCTCGTCCACCACCAAGGAAGTCCTGGATGAGTTTGGCTGCTTTGAGCTGGAGCTGCGTGGGGATGTGGAAATGAAGGTGAGAGCGCAAGGACGCCGGTGGGGTGCCCACCCTTCCTGGCACAGGGGCATGTGATGCGTGGGTGGGTCAAGGCTGGGACCTTTTGtcctcctctgtgctggggatggcacccaaggagcagcagtggctggaggGAGGGTCTCAccactcccctcccctgcccagggcaagGGGAAGATGCGGACCTACTGGCTGCTGGGTGAGAGGAAAGACCCCAAAGTCGTCTGAGCCCCATGGCAGTGGCGCAGGCCCCCAGCCCCGATGGGACTGCCAGCACTTCCCAGTGCCTGGACTTCCACGACACACTGGCATCCCCCCATCACTgcagcccaccaccaccaccac
Proteins encoded in this region:
- the NPR2 gene encoding atrial natriuretic peptide receptor 2, coding for MAPRLPLPLLLLLLPAALLVPAAAGAGRRAATPDGAAANLTVAVVLPERNVSYAWAWPRVGPALSLALEALERGDPPLLPRPFSVRVEFMSSELEGACSEYVAPLNAVDLKLYHDPDVLFGPGCVYPAASVGRFASHWRLPLITGGAVAAGFSRKREHYSTTVRTGPSAPKLGAFVSHLHAHFNWSARAVLLYVDRKTDDRPYYFTVEGVYQELQDGSNLTVRHHIYSPDEGGPDTAVHFIKANGRVVYLCGPPEMLRQIMQLAQQENLTNGDYVFFYLDVFGESLRGDSARDPFKPWQQSPGQDSGLREAFQMVLVITYYEPQNPEYQHFQTQLILRAKQKFGVQLNYSLMNLVAGCFYDGMLLYAMVLNETLQEGGSKKNATHIIEKMRDRKFQGVTGLVSMDSNNDRDTDFNLWAMGDPESGQYEVVGHYSGVEKQIHWLGRPIPWVKGAPPLDNPPCVFDVDDPSCDKTPLSMLAIVALGTGLTFVMFGISSFLIFRKLMLEKELASMLWRIRWDELQFGSPERYHKAAGSRLTLSLRGSSYGSLMTTHGKYQIFANTGHFKGNVVAIKHINKKRIELTRQVLFELKHMRDIQFNHLTRFIGACIDPPNICIVTEYCPRGSLQDVLENESINLDWMFRYSLINDIVKGMAFLHNSIIGHHGSLKSSNCVVDSRFVLKITDYGLASFRTPCDSEDTHALYAKKLWTAPELLQKGRLPTPGMQKADVYSFGIIMQEVALRNGPFYIEGMDLSPKEIVQKVRNSQKPFFRPSIDIGVHSEELAVLMERCWAQEPAERPDFGQIKIFIRRFNKEGSTSILDNLLSRMEQYANNLEKLVEERTQAYLEEKRKAENLLYQILPHSVAEQLKRGETVRAEAFDSVTIYFSDIVGFTALSAESTPMQVVTLLNDLYTCFDAIIDNFDVYKVETIGDAYMVVSGLPVRNGKLHAREIVRMALALLDAVKTFKIRHRPNDQLHLRIGVHTGPVCAGVVGLKMPRYCLFGDTVNTASRMESNGQALKIHVSSTTKEVLDEFGCFELELRGDVEMKGKGKMRTYWLLGERKDPKVV